A window of Xyrauchen texanus isolate HMW12.3.18 chromosome 10, RBS_HiC_50CHRs, whole genome shotgun sequence contains these coding sequences:
- the LOC127650906 gene encoding coiled-coil domain-containing protein 106-like isoform X1: protein MTDAQRNTRSSSDLKNEGGYEISIPFDDSIPDESGFYNQNDQSFDAESASGQVPPCSPYFLISSLRAQLQISLEKNSWLQKRIEDLEEERDFLRCQLDRFIFTTKSQERNEAQVEAVQHPTSQKPLTRKASTPSPTPMTTRSGQIPSRNQKHSRKSSTHDEEDEEEVIEEEEYIEEDGYLEEEQIVTDEDGDDSDSKCSQKSRSSRLNGQTRVKRRRVFRIARSMERQRVKDPAGVLLRYKKILVTYQKLKSMSRAFQVHGVDRNTVASTTPIAELLLVAPEKVAEVGEFDSSKEKLLDYARRCYKALDEAAHAKVQALKKTNLLLPISYRFRH, encoded by the exons ATGACTGATGCTCAGAGAAACACGAGAAGCTCCAGTG ATTTGAAGAATGAAGGAGGGTATGAAATCTCCATCCCATTTGACGATAGTATCCCGGACGAGTCTGGTTTCTATAATCAAAATGACCAGTCCTTCGATG CAGAGTCTGCCTCGGGCCAGGTGCCTCCTTGCAGTCCATACTTTTTGATTTCCAGTCTCCGAGCCCAGCTGCAGATTTCTCTGGAAAAGAACTCCTGGCTCCAGAAGCGCATTGAAGACCTGGAAGAGGAGAGGGACTTCCTACGCTGCCAACTCGACAGATTCATTTTCACCACCAAGAGTCAGGAGAGGAATG AAGCTCAAGTGGAGGCTGTGCAGCACCCCACCAGTCAGAAACCCCTCACTCGGAAGGCCTCCACCCCTTCTCCAACACCCATGACGACGCGCTCTGGGCAAATTCCATCACGCAACCAGAAGCATAGCAGAAAAAGCAGCACACACG ATgaagaggatgaggaggaggTGATTGAGGAGGAGGAGTATATTGAGGAGGATGGCTACTTGGAAGAGGAGCAGATTGTTACAGATGAGGATGGCGATGATTCCGACAGTAAATGTTCACAGAAGAGCCGTTCAAGCAGGCTGAATGGCCAGACGAGGGTGAAAAGACGACGTGTTTTCCGTATCGCCCGAAGCATGGAGAGACAGAGAG TGAAAGACCCTGCAGGAGTTCTGCTTCGCTACAAGAAGATCCTTGTGACTTATCAGAAGTTGAAGAGCATGTCTAGAGCATTCCAGGTTCACGGTGTTGACCGTAACACAGTGGCCTCCACTACACCTATCGCCGAGCTGCTCCTTGTTGCCCCTGAGAAGGTAGCAGAGGTTGGTGAGTTTGATTCCTCCAAGGAGAAGCTTCTGGATTACGCGAGGCGCTGCTATAAAGCTCTCGATGAAGCTGCTCACGCTAAGGTGCAGGCCTTGAAGAAGACCAACCTCTTGCTGCCTATTTCATACAGGTTTAGACACTGA
- the LOC127650906 gene encoding coiled-coil domain-containing protein 106-like isoform X2: MTDAQRNTRSSSDLKNEGGYEISIPFDDSIPDESGFYNQNDQSFDESASGQVPPCSPYFLISSLRAQLQISLEKNSWLQKRIEDLEEERDFLRCQLDRFIFTTKSQERNEAQVEAVQHPTSQKPLTRKASTPSPTPMTTRSGQIPSRNQKHSRKSSTHDEEDEEEVIEEEEYIEEDGYLEEEQIVTDEDGDDSDSKCSQKSRSSRLNGQTRVKRRRVFRIARSMERQRVKDPAGVLLRYKKILVTYQKLKSMSRAFQVHGVDRNTVASTTPIAELLLVAPEKVAEVGEFDSSKEKLLDYARRCYKALDEAAHAKVQALKKTNLLLPISYRFRH; encoded by the exons ATGACTGATGCTCAGAGAAACACGAGAAGCTCCAGTG ATTTGAAGAATGAAGGAGGGTATGAAATCTCCATCCCATTTGACGATAGTATCCCGGACGAGTCTGGTTTCTATAATCAAAATGACCAGTCCTTCGATG AGTCTGCCTCGGGCCAGGTGCCTCCTTGCAGTCCATACTTTTTGATTTCCAGTCTCCGAGCCCAGCTGCAGATTTCTCTGGAAAAGAACTCCTGGCTCCAGAAGCGCATTGAAGACCTGGAAGAGGAGAGGGACTTCCTACGCTGCCAACTCGACAGATTCATTTTCACCACCAAGAGTCAGGAGAGGAATG AAGCTCAAGTGGAGGCTGTGCAGCACCCCACCAGTCAGAAACCCCTCACTCGGAAGGCCTCCACCCCTTCTCCAACACCCATGACGACGCGCTCTGGGCAAATTCCATCACGCAACCAGAAGCATAGCAGAAAAAGCAGCACACACG ATgaagaggatgaggaggaggTGATTGAGGAGGAGGAGTATATTGAGGAGGATGGCTACTTGGAAGAGGAGCAGATTGTTACAGATGAGGATGGCGATGATTCCGACAGTAAATGTTCACAGAAGAGCCGTTCAAGCAGGCTGAATGGCCAGACGAGGGTGAAAAGACGACGTGTTTTCCGTATCGCCCGAAGCATGGAGAGACAGAGAG TGAAAGACCCTGCAGGAGTTCTGCTTCGCTACAAGAAGATCCTTGTGACTTATCAGAAGTTGAAGAGCATGTCTAGAGCATTCCAGGTTCACGGTGTTGACCGTAACACAGTGGCCTCCACTACACCTATCGCCGAGCTGCTCCTTGTTGCCCCTGAGAAGGTAGCAGAGGTTGGTGAGTTTGATTCCTCCAAGGAGAAGCTTCTGGATTACGCGAGGCGCTGCTATAAAGCTCTCGATGAAGCTGCTCACGCTAAGGTGCAGGCCTTGAAGAAGACCAACCTCTTGCTGCCTATTTCATACAGGTTTAGACACTGA